The Sorangiineae bacterium MSr11954 DNA segment TCGCGCGAAGGATGCCGGCGGGGGCATCGGGGCGCGGGCGCGGCAGCACCAGGGTGCCCTCCGCGTGGCGCTCGACCAAGGTGGTGAGCAAGCCCGCGAAGCGCGACTCGCGTTCGAGCTGCGACTCGCCGCGCTCGGAGGCCACGTGCATCGCGCGCATGGCAAAGGCGAGCGCCGGATCGCGAAGCACGGTCTGACGAAAGTGCGGGAGGCCCTTCACCCCGGCGGCCTCCGCGGCTTCGGCGAACACGCGCGCCGGGATGTAGAACATGCGGTACTGCCAGCCTTCTTCGGTGCCGCGCTCGCCGGTGTGCGCTTCGCCCGGCTCGACGATGACGACCTCGCCCGCGGTCGCCACCCGATCGTGGCCGCGGTAGCGGTAGGCCTCCACCCCGTTTTCGATCAGGCCGATCGCGTATTCATCGTGCACGTGCGGCGAAAAGTGGTGCGAGACGAACCGCGCGAGCAAAAACTCGGTGCCATCGAGCTCCGGGTCCCGCCAAAAGCGGGCTTGCTCGGCGCCGCAGCTCGCGTCGTGGCCTGCCATCAGCCGCCGATGGCGCGGATCGAGACCGAGGCGGCGCTCTCCTCTGTGCAGCCGCGAAAGGTCTCGCCGTCGGGTTTCATCGTCCACGCCTCTTGAAGAAGCGCATCGATGCCGACGACGTCCCCCGCGCGCGCGGCCTGCTCGGCGGCCACGCCGTCGTTCGTCGCCAGGCACGGGCGCAGCACGCCGTCGCTGGAGACGCGCAGCCGGTCGCACCCTTTGCAGTACGTGTCGGTGGTGCCGCTGATGAAGCCGACCTTGCGCCGCGGATCGTGGCGCGCGCGCACGTAGCGCGCGGGGCCTCGATCGTGCTCCCGCTCGGGGGGCTCGTCGACCAGCAGATCGGCCAGGCGCGCGCGCATCTCGGCCGCGGGCACCACCCGGTCGCGCATCTTGGCGCCTTCGCCGATGAGCATCACCTCGAGGAAGCGCGGTACGATCCGGCGCTCCCACGCGTAGTGGACCAAGGCCGGGAGCTCGTCGTCGTTCTCGCCGCGCAGCACCACGGCATTGAGCTTCACCTCGTCGAAGCCGGCCGCGCACGCCGCCTCGATGCCCTCGAGCACCGGGGCGAGCTCCCCGCCGCGCGTGAGCCGCGCGAAGCGCTGGGGGTCGAGCGTGTCGAGCGAAATGGTGATGCGCCGGAGGCCCGCGTCTTTGAGCGGACGCGCCAGCTTGGTGAGGCGGGTGGCGTTGGTGGTGAGCGCCAGATCGTCCAGGGAAAGGGCCCCGAGGCGGCGTACGACCTCCACCACGTCGCGGTGCAGGAGGGGCTCACCCCCCGTCAAACGAACGCGCCGGACGCCTGCCCGAACGAGCCCGGCCGCCATGGTGGACCAGGCCTCGAGATCGAGCCTGCGCTCCAGATAGCCCTCGCTGCGATTCGGGCGACAATAAACACATGCCAGATCGCAGCGATCGGTCAGCGAAAGACGAACCGATCGCGGCTGGGCGCGGCCTTCGCGGCCGCTTTCGGTTTTTGCAATCGGGAGATGGAACAACGTGGTCTCGGCCCCTTGCTTCGTCTACGTACGAAGCTCAAACGCGTATCATGCGTCCACAACTCAGTTGTGGGAAGGGGCTCTCTCATGCCAAGCGCGATTCGTATCGTCACCGTCACGGTGAGTGATACACGAACGGAAGATACGGACGAGTCTGGTAAAATCCTGCGGGAACGCCTCGAGTCCGCGGGGTTTGGGGTGGCGGGACACCGCATCGTCCGCGACGAGCCCGACGTGATCGTCGAGCTCGTGCGGGGCTTTGCCAGCGAGCCCCCGATGGACGCCGTGATCCTCACCGGTGGCACCGGCATCGCACCGCGCGATCGCACCTACGAGGCGCTCGAATCCTTGTTCGACAAGCGCCTCGATGGCTTTGGCGAAGCCTTCCGCCGCCTCTCGTGGGACGCCATCGGGCCGCGTGCGATCCTCTCGCGCGCGACCTCGGGCGTGGTGGGACGCACCGTGGTCTTCTCACTTCCCGGGAGCACCAACGCCGTGCGTCTAGGGGTCGACGCGCTCATCGCACCGACCTTGGAGCACGCCGTCGCACTCGCGTCGGGAAAAGGTGGGCACCATCACCATGGGGCCAAGTAGAGGCCCCATGCGCATCCGCGTTCTCTACTTCGCCGCCGTGCGCGAGCTCGTCGCGCTCGACGAAGAGTCCTTGGACCTGCCCGAGGAGGTCACCACAGTAGGTGCATTCTACACGTACATCGCGCAGAAGCACCCGGAGCTCGCCGGTCGCTTGGCGCACGTCCGCGTCGCGCGCAACGAGGTGTTTGCGACGGCCCGCGAGTCGATCGCGCCGGGCGATGTGCTGGCGCTGATTCCCCCGGTGTCGGGGGGGGCCTGAGCTGAGCAATAAAAAGCCCTGTTGGGTGCGGTGGGGGGTGCTACCTTGTCGAGCATGAAGTCAAGCGCAAAGATGAAGGCGAGCGCGCCCTCCCGGGAGGAGCATCCGGCCCTTCGCGCCTTGCATCACGCGCCGAAGGGCGAGGCGCTGACTGTCGAGGAGCGCGCCCGCCGAGAGATGGTGCGACGCGATCCGCGGCCCGCTATTGCGCACGAGCAGATCAAGAGGGAGCTCGAAGAACGCCGCCAGCGTGGTGAATGAATATCGCATGGGGGGCGGACGCCTATGCGGATTGGCGTCGCCTGAGATTCGCGGACGCCGAGGCGGTGGCCACCGCCGTCGAACGCTGGGCGTCGACCGGTGAAGGGCTCGTCTATGCCGCCGGCGGCGGTGAATTCCGGCTCTTCGTCGGCCGGCACGTGGTCGTGTTCTTCGTGACCGAACGCGAGCCCACGATGCATGTCTGGCACGTGCACCGCGCCTGAACTCTACGCCTCGTGGTCCGCGTGCTCGTGCGGTGCATGCTCGTGCGCCGCGTGGTCGTGGTCTGCGTGCTCGTGCGCCGCGTGGTCGTGGTCTGCGTGCTCGTGCGCCGCGTGGTCGTGATCGGGGCTGCAGCGGGCATCGACCCAGCCCACCCACCATGCGCCGTGGGGGCCGTATTCGCGTTTCCAGATGGGGACGCGCTCTTTGATGCGATCAATGAGGAGGCGGCAGGCGCGGAAGGCTTCGTCGCGGTGGGGGGCGCTGGCGGCGCAGACGACGGCGATGTCGCTGACGGAGAGGGCGCCGACCCGGTGGAGGGCGGCGAGCTGGACGCCGGGGATTTCGCCCTCGATTTCGGCGGCGATGCGCGCGAGCTCGGCGCGGGCCATCGGCAGGTACGCTTGGTATTCGAGCTTGACGACGGCGCGGCCCTCGTTCTGCTCGCGCACGACGCCGAGGAAGGTGGTGACGGCCCCTGCGCCTGCGTGGGATACGTGCGCGACGGCTTCTTCGGATGCGATGGGGTCCTGCCGGATGTCGAGCAGCATGGTTAGATCTTCCGTGAGTAGTCGCCGGTTTTTCCGCCCGACTTTTCGAGCAGCGCGACGTCGTAGGTGATGGCGCGGTCCACGGCCTTGAGCATGTCATAAAGCGTCAGCGCCGCGAGGCTCGCGCCGACCATCGCCTCCATTTCGACCCCCGTGCGATCGCGCGCCTCCGTGGTGCACTCGATGTCGACCCCATCGGCGACCGGGGTCAGCTCGACGGTGACCCGCGTGAGCGCGATGCCATGGCAGAGCGGGATGAGCTCCGGTGTGCGCTTGGCCGCCATGATGCCGGCGATGCGCGCTGCAGCGAGCACATCCCCCTTTGGCGCCGTGCCCGACTGAACCAGGCGCGCCGTTTCGGGCTTCATGCGCACGCGCGCCCGCGCCCGCGCGCGGCGCACCGTGATGTCTTTGGCACCAACGTCGACCATGTGCGCTTCGCCGCGATCGGACAAATGCGTGAGCTTCGGCTCGGCGGAGTCGTTCGGTACCGTGTCGCGTGCGCCATCGCTCGACCCTTCGTCGCGCTCCTCGTTCTTCGATTGTTCGTTCACGCTCCCAGCTCCTCGAGCAAGTAGACCTCGACGTCGTCGCCCACGCGAAGCTCCGCGCAGTCGGCAGGAATGGCGAGGAGCGCATCGGCGCGGGCGAGCGCCGCCATCGCGCCGCTGGCTTGGTTGTCCAGCGGGGTGGCGATCCAGCTGGCGCCGTCGCGGACGAGCGCGGCGCGCGCGAACTCGAGCCGCCCGGGCTCGCGCGACACCGATCGACCGGCGCGCGCCCAAAAGGCGCGGGGAAGGGGATCGCCGTCGCCTTGCATGGCGCGCAGAAGGGGAAGGCCGAAGAAGGCGAAGGTCACCATGGCCGAGACGGGGTTGCCGGGGAGCCCCAGCACGATGCCGTTGCCGCGCGTGCCGACCGCCAGCGGCTTTCCGGGCTTCATGGCCACCCGGTAGAAATTCAAATCGACCCCAATCGCCTCGAGCGCCGGACGAACGCGATCGTGATCGCCCACGCTCACCCCGCCCACCGAGATCACCACGTCGGCGCCGGCCAGCGCGGCCTCGAAGGCTTGCTTGGTCGCCTCTAGATCGTCGCGCACGAACGGGGCCACCGCCACCATCGCCCCCGCGCGGCGCGCCATGGTCGCGAGGCCCACGGTGTTCGAGTCGGCGATGGAGCCCGGCGGGCCCGCCGTTCCCGGGGAGCGCAGCTCGTCGCCCGTGGCCAGCAGCACCACGCGCGGCCGGCGGAACACCGTGAGCCACGCGCGATCGACGGTGGCCGCGAGCGACACGTGCGCCGCGCGCAGCCGCGTACCGCGCGCGATGGCCACGGCGCCCGCGCGAAGATCGTCGCCGCGCCGGCGCAGGAATTGTCCTTCCTTCACCGGGCGCACGAACCGCGCGCGATCCCCCGCGCGCTCCACGTGCTCTTGCATCACCACCGCGTCGGCCTCGAGAGGGAGGCTCGCCCCCGTGAAGATGCGCGTCACCGCCCGGGGCTCGAGCCGCGCGGGGGCGCTGCCTCCCGCCCGGCTCTCCCCGAGGACCGGAAATTCCCAGGGACCGTCGCCCGCGAAGTCGGCCGCGCGGACCGCGTACCCGTCCATCGTGCTGGCATCGAACGCCGGGACGTCGACCGGGCAGAGCACATCTTCGGCGAGCACTCGCCCATGAGCTCCATCGAGCCCCACCCGCTCGGCCCCCATGCGCGGCGCGAGCCCGAGCACCCGTTCTTGTGCATCGCGAAAGTTCAACATGCGGGAACTGTATCGCGTGTTCGGCGCGTGTTCGTCAAAGCTCGTCGTCGGCGAACGCCATGACCTCGCGGATCGCGGTCGTCCCCGATGCGACCGCGATGAGCCGGTCGAGCCCCACGGCGTTTCCGCCCGAATCGGGCATCCCGCGCTCGAGCGCCTGGAGAAACCGCTCGTCGATGGGGTAAACCGGCAGCCCGCGCTCCCGGCGATCGCGCTGATCTTGCTCGAAACGCGCGCGCTGCTCGACCGGATCGGTGAGCTCGCCGAAGCCGTTGCAGAGCTCGACCCCTGCCACATACAGCTCGAAGCGCTCCGCCACCCGCGGATCGGCGGGCTTTTTTCGAGCGAGCGAGGCTTGCGGTGCCGGGTACTCGGTGAGGAACAGCGCGTGGTCGAGCTCGGCGATGCGCGGCTCCACCTCGTCGACCAGCACCCGGAAGAACCGATCTTCGTCGGACGTGGCCATGGCGAGCGTCTCGTCCGGCGCGATCTTCGCGAACCGCTCGTACGCCTCGCACAGCGTCATGCGCGCAAAGGGCGCGCGGGTGGCGATGCGGCGGGCGCCCAGGCGAACTTCGCCGCCGGTGACCGCTTCGACGAGCTCCTCGGTGTCCCGCATCACCTCCGGGACCCCGGCGTTCGCCCGGTAAAACTCGAGGATCGTAAACTCGGGGTTGTGGCGCGAGCCGAGCTCCCCCTGCCGAAACGCCCGCGTGATCTGAAAGATGCGCGCGTAGCCATCGGCCAAAAGGCGCTTCATTTGATACTCGGGCGACGTGCTCAGATAACGCCCGCCCACCTGAAACGCCTGCAGGTGCAGATCGAGCCCCGGCGACGGGATCAAGAGCGGCGTATCCACCTCGAGAAAGTCCCGCTGCTCGAAGAACGCGCGCACCTGCCGCACGATCTCCGCGCGCCTCCGGAGCAGCTTCGCTCCCGCGTTCGACCCTGCGGGCCCCGCGTTCGGTCCGGCCGACCCCGCGTTCGCCGAGCTCACGGCTGCAGCCCGCGCAGGAGCACGTCGGAGAGCTGCCGGGCGGAGCGCGCCAGCGCCCCTTGCTCGGCGCGGCCAAGGGCCCAGAGCAGCGCGATTCCATCGAGCGCACCGAACGTGGCGCGCGCCACCAGGTGCGGCGAGATATCCTTTCGGAAGTCGCCGGCGGCTTGCCCCTCGGTGACCACCTGCGCGATGGCGTCGAGGTAGGCCCCGAACTTGGGCGCGGCGTACTCCTTGATGAGCTTGGACGACTGCCGGATGATCACGGTGATGACCTCCGCCAGATCGCGCTCCCCCTCGAGGAGACCGAGCTGCATCTCGATGACCCGACGCAGCTTCGCGGGCGCATCGGGGAGGTTGGTGAGCTCCACGTTCATGTGGGCCAGGAGCTTCTCGACCCGGTCCTCGAACAGCGACACCAAGAGCTCGTCCTTGGATCGGAAGTACAGGTAGATGGTGCCGTCGGCCACGCCCGCAGCTTTGGCCACCTCGCTGACGCGCGTGCCGTGAAAGCCGCTCTTGGCGAACACTTTGACGGCGGCCGCGAGGATGCGCTCGCGTTTGTCGCCACCGCGTGTTCGCGCGGGCTTCGCATTGGGCTTCGGCCCGGGAGGGGGAACGGGTCGTCGCATTCGACTGACTGACGATTCAGTCACTTCGCCGACGTAGCAAAACGTATGCTAGAGGTCAATGAGCCAACGTGGGAATCAACGTGCGGCGAGGAAGACATGCTCCGCATAAGCAGCGAGCTGATGCGCCATCCATGGGCCTAAAACCGCCAAAACGGCCACCACGGCCAGCAATCGGGGTAGGTGGGACAAGGTGGGGTCTTGAATCTGCGACGCGGCTTGAAAGGCGGCGACCAGAAGCCCCACGATGGCCGCCACCGCGACCACGGGCAGCGACAGCACCACGGTGAGCATCAGCGCCTCCTGGGCGTGCTGAATCAAAGACCCAATCGGCATCGGCTCACCCGTCCCACCCTTTCCACCTACGGTTCAATGCGTCGATAAAATTGCTCAACCGGCGCTGTCGGCGGCGTCGGCGTCGCTACCCGAGTCGACGGGGGCATCCGTTTGGGCGTCGGTTCCCGTGTCCGCGGCGTCCGCCCCGGTGTCGGCGCTGCCGTCGGGCGGTGAGGGATCGCTCGGGTTGGCGCTGCGGATGCACTCGGAGACGGTGCTGGGGCGATCCGTGGGGCAGCAGCGGAAGTTGAAGCGGTCCGTCTCGCCGGCGTTTACGCGGATGCACTGCAGGCCCGCCGCACAGTCGCTGTCGCCATTTCGGCTGTCGCAGCGCTCTCCTTCGGCTTGATCCGAGCAGCCGGGGGCGAAAAGGGCTCCGAGAGCTCCAAAGGCGCAAAGGGCGAGGACGAAGAAGCGGGTACGCACGGGCAGGAGGTGTACCCGAAGTTGTTCCGCTTGAATAGAAAGCAGTAGCGGCCGATGCGCGCACAATCGCTATGGGACCCCGCCAGCGATCACGCTACAAGCGAGGGCAACACCATGAAACTAAGCGAGCTGAAGGTCATTGTTACGGGCGGAGCGCAGGGAATGGGGCGTCACTTTGCGGCGCGGCTCGCGGAGGGGGGCGCTCAGGTCGCGATCGCCGACGTGCTCGAGGTCGATCGCAAGGCCGTCGCCGACGAGGCGAGCGCGCTCGGGGGCGGCAACGCGGGCGAGCTTTTGGGCCGGCTGCACGCGCGCAAGGTCAATGTGGCGGACGAGAAGGAGGTGGGCGAGCTCGTGGAGTGGGCGCACGCGGAGATGGGCGGCTTGAACGCCGTCATCAACAACGCGGGCATCCTGCGCGATGGGCTCCTCGTGAAGAAGGACAAGGAGACCGGCAAGGTCAAGACCCTCAGCCTGGAGAACTGGAACGCCGTCATCGGCGTCAACCTCACGGGCGCCACCTTGGTCGTGCGCGACGCGGTGAAGAAAATGGTCGAGACGGGCACCCGCCCCGGCGTCATCGTGAACATGTCGAGCATCGCGCGCCACGGCAACCGCGGGCAATCGAACTACTCGGCCGCCAAGGCCGCCTTGGCCGCCAACACCCGCACGTGGTCGGCGGAGTTCGCCCCGTTCGGCGTTCGCGTCGGCGCGATCGCGCCCGGCATGATCGAAACGCCGATGACCCAAGGGATGAACCAGAAAGCGCGCGACGCCTTGGTCGCGGCCATCCCGGTCGGGCGCATCGGCGTGCCGGAGGACATCTGGGTCGCCGTCAAATTCGTGCTCGAGTGCGACTACTTCAACGGCCGCACCATCGACGTCGACGGCGGTTTGAGCTTTTAGCCCTTACGACTTGAGCACCTTCGCGAGCTCACCGGCGGTGTGCATTTCCGTGACGATATCGCACCCGCCGATGAACTTTCCGCCCACGTAGAGCTGGGGGATGGTCGGCCAATTGGAGAAATCCTTGATTCCCTGGCGAATCGCGGGATCGGCCAGCACATTGACCGTTTCGAAGGCGATCCCTTCTTTCTTGAGAATTTGCACGACGGCGTTGGAAAAGCCGCACTGTGGGAAGTTCTTCGTCCCCTTCATGAAGAGGACGACATGATTGGTTTGAACGAGCTCCTGGATGCGCGCGGATACGTCACTCATGGGGCCATCATCATATGTCCGATTGCTGGCGGGAAAAGGGTGGACTGTTTCGGACATCTTCCCCGAATTTCGCTTGCACGCATGGTGCTCGTCACTCATGCAGTAAGCAGCGGCCGCTCGAAGCGCCCGCCGAGAATCGGAGTCGATGGCAGCAACGCAGGCGAGCACATTTGCTCGGACATACAGCGCCGCGGTAGAGCTTGAAGCAACGAGCCCCGACGTGGAGGTCCGCCTCGGGGTCCATGACGCAAGTCGTCTGGAGTGGAGCGTCGCAGTGCCACTCCCTGTACGGGGCGACGTCCACTATGCCATCGACGTCGAGCTCGATATTCCGTCCAATGCCTTTGCGCGCCACGCGCCATGGGACCAGCTGCAGTCGTTTACCCGCTTGGACGGGCCGGAGTTTGGCTGCGGGCGCCCTTCGACCTTCGACCCCGCCGAAGGATCGCGCGCGCACCGCCCGCGCGAAACCCGCCGGGGCCCCGAGGTGGTCACCATCGACTCCCTGCGACGCGACGCTGTGGCCCTCGCGAATCGCCTGGCGCGCGCGAGCGACGGCTTTGCGCGCCATTGCCGGTTCGCCGCTTCGCAGGTCGAACGCGCCACCGTGCAAGACATGGAGGGCGCCCTCGTCATCTGGATCGACGCCGCCATCGCCATGGCCAAAGACGCCCGCTCCAAGCTGGTGCACCGCGAGCTGGAGGAGGAGGCGCAGGAGCTCCGGTGCGAGCGCGCGCTGGTGGACGAGTACGCGAGCGTGCGGCTGCTCGATATGCTCTCGGGGGCCACGCGATCCTTGGAGCTCCTGCTCGACTCGGAGTCACCCGAGGCCGAGGACTTTCCCGCGGTGGTGAACGCGGTGGCCACCAGGGTGGCCGAGGCGCTCGAACGCGAGCTGTCGTACCGCGCCAGCAAGGGCTACGTGAACGCCGACCCCCACGCGCCGGCCACCTCGGAGAAGTACCTGGATCGCGCCAGCCAGCTGAAAAAGCACTTCCAGGAGGTGCTCTTTCTGGAGGCGGAGGTTCACCAGGTCGCGGAGCGGATTCACCACTGGGTGGCGGCGTTCGTGGCGGTGGTGGCCTCCACGTGGGCCTTCGCCTGGCAGGTCGCGCTTTTGAACC contains these protein-coding regions:
- the moaD gene encoding molybdopterin converting factor subunit 1; amino-acid sequence: MRIRVLYFAAVRELVALDEESLDLPEEVTTVGAFYTYIAQKHPELAGRLAHVRVARNEVFATARESIAPGDVLALIPPVSGGA
- a CDS encoding SDR family oxidoreductase, coding for MKLSELKVIVTGGAQGMGRHFAARLAEGGAQVAIADVLEVDRKAVADEASALGGGNAGELLGRLHARKVNVADEKEVGELVEWAHAEMGGLNAVINNAGILRDGLLVKKDKETGKVKTLSLENWNAVIGVNLTGATLVVRDAVKKMVETGTRPGVIVNMSSIARHGNRGQSNYSAAKAALAANTRTWSAEFAPFGVRVGAIAPGMIETPMTQGMNQKARDALVAAIPVGRIGVPEDIWVAVKFVLECDYFNGRTIDVDGGLSF
- a CDS encoding TetR/AcrR family transcriptional regulator gives rise to the protein MRRPVPPPGPKPNAKPARTRGGDKRERILAAAVKVFAKSGFHGTRVSEVAKAAGVADGTIYLYFRSKDELLVSLFEDRVEKLLAHMNVELTNLPDAPAKLRRVIEMQLGLLEGERDLAEVITVIIRQSSKLIKEYAAPKFGAYLDAIAQVVTEGQAAGDFRKDISPHLVARATFGALDGIALLWALGRAEQGALARSARQLSDVLLRGLQP
- a CDS encoding molybdopterin molybdotransferase MoeA, whose amino-acid sequence is MLNFRDAQERVLGLAPRMGAERVGLDGAHGRVLAEDVLCPVDVPAFDASTMDGYAVRAADFAGDGPWEFPVLGESRAGGSAPARLEPRAVTRIFTGASLPLEADAVVMQEHVERAGDRARFVRPVKEGQFLRRRGDDLRAGAVAIARGTRLRAAHVSLAATVDRAWLTVFRRPRVVLLATGDELRSPGTAGPPGSIADSNTVGLATMARRAGAMVAVAPFVRDDLEATKQAFEAALAGADVVISVGGVSVGDHDRVRPALEAIGVDLNFYRVAMKPGKPLAVGTRGNGIVLGLPGNPVSAMVTFAFFGLPLLRAMQGDGDPLPRAFWARAGRSVSREPGRLEFARAALVRDGASWIATPLDNQASGAMAALARADALLAIPADCAELRVGDDVEVYLLEELGA
- the moaA gene encoding GTP 3',8-cyclase MoaA: MFHLPIAKTESGREGRAQPRSVRLSLTDRCDLACVYCRPNRSEGYLERRLDLEAWSTMAAGLVRAGVRRVRLTGGEPLLHRDVVEVVRRLGALSLDDLALTTNATRLTKLARPLKDAGLRRITISLDTLDPQRFARLTRGGELAPVLEGIEAACAAGFDEVKLNAVVLRGENDDELPALVHYAWERRIVPRFLEVMLIGEGAKMRDRVVPAAEMRARLADLLVDEPPEREHDRGPARYVRARHDPRRKVGFISGTTDTYCKGCDRLRVSSDGVLRPCLATNDGVAAEQAARAGDVVGIDALLQEAWTMKPDGETFRGCTEESAASVSIRAIGG
- the sctS gene encoding type III secretion system export apparatus subunit SctS, yielding MPIGSLIQHAQEALMLTVVLSLPVVAVAAIVGLLVAAFQAASQIQDPTLSHLPRLLAVVAVLAVLGPWMAHQLAAYAEHVFLAAR
- a CDS encoding molybdenum cofactor biosynthesis protein MoaE; translated protein: MLLDIRQDPIASEEAVAHVSHAGAGAVTTFLGVVREQNEGRAVVKLEYQAYLPMARAELARIAAEIEGEIPGVQLAALHRVGALSVSDIAVVCAASAPHRDEAFRACRLLIDRIKERVPIWKREYGPHGAWWVGWVDARCSPDHDHAAHEHADHDHAAHEHADHDHAAHEHAPHEHADHEA
- the grxD gene encoding Grx4 family monothiol glutaredoxin, which produces MSDVSARIQELVQTNHVVLFMKGTKNFPQCGFSNAVVQILKKEGIAFETVNVLADPAIRQGIKDFSNWPTIPQLYVGGKFIGGCDIVTEMHTAGELAKVLKS
- a CDS encoding MogA/MoaB family molybdenum cofactor biosynthesis protein, whose amino-acid sequence is MPSAIRIVTVTVSDTRTEDTDESGKILRERLESAGFGVAGHRIVRDEPDVIVELVRGFASEPPMDAVILTGGTGIAPRDRTYEALESLFDKRLDGFGEAFRRLSWDAIGPRAILSRATSGVVGRTVVFSLPGSTNAVRLGVDALIAPTLEHAVALASGKGGHHHHGAK
- the moaC gene encoding cyclic pyranopterin monophosphate synthase MoaC yields the protein MVDVGAKDITVRRARARARVRMKPETARLVQSGTAPKGDVLAAARIAGIMAAKRTPELIPLCHGIALTRVTVELTPVADGVDIECTTEARDRTGVEMEAMVGASLAALTLYDMLKAVDRAITYDVALLEKSGGKTGDYSRKI
- a CDS encoding AraC family transcriptional regulator; this encodes MAGHDASCGAEQARFWRDPELDGTEFLLARFVSHHFSPHVHDEYAIGLIENGVEAYRYRGHDRVATAGEVVIVEPGEAHTGERGTEEGWQYRMFYIPARVFAEAAEAAGVKGLPHFRQTVLRDPALAFAMRAMHVASERGESQLERESRFAGLLTTLVERHAEGTLVLPRPRPDAPAGILRAIDRVEADFAEPLTLGDLAQCAGMSDFHFARLFARTTGMSPHRYVVQRRVTQACRLLRGSRGPMALADVAATVGFADQAHLTRHFKRITGVTPARFALRP
- the genX gene encoding EF-P lysine aminoacylase GenX, which encodes MSSANAGSAGPNAGPAGSNAGAKLLRRRAEIVRQVRAFFEQRDFLEVDTPLLIPSPGLDLHLQAFQVGGRYLSTSPEYQMKRLLADGYARIFQITRAFRQGELGSRHNPEFTILEFYRANAGVPEVMRDTEELVEAVTGGEVRLGARRIATRAPFARMTLCEAYERFAKIAPDETLAMATSDEDRFFRVLVDEVEPRIAELDHALFLTEYPAPQASLARKKPADPRVAERFELYVAGVELCNGFGELTDPVEQRARFEQDQRDRRERGLPVYPIDERFLQALERGMPDSGGNAVGLDRLIAVASGTTAIREVMAFADDEL